From the genome of Oryza glaberrima chromosome 1, OglaRS2, whole genome shotgun sequence:
TaatggagaaatgatgaaatgatttggattgaaatattataaaaataatttgagaataatgatttagcatgtgAATGTTttgttttagaatgaaataaattgtagatataattaatatgtGCTTGCACGTTGAGTTTGTGTGCATAATGGGTTTAtatggcatgcttgcatgttgagtttgtgtgctaataaatactatgtttgcatattgagctttaggtgtttagtggacaataactttatagaaagaagataTTAGAAAGAGAGTTCAATTATACACCACAATCAACCATAGAGGGTCATTGTCGGGGaataaggaaagagaaaaaaaaactgagttaAAACTGGACGCTACTTCTATacaagagagaggggaggcggagccCCACTACACTCCCAACAAGTCCCCAAAAGACGCGGCGCCAGCAGCTGAGCATAGGCATTTTTTTAGAATGGACTCGAGAACCACCGAAACtggcgagagagagagtaaTCTAACATAGAGTTCCGATCCTTCTACAGCTACTAGGAGACGAGGAGGACTAAGGAATCAAAACCCTTGTGACAATATTCAGGCAAGCAGACCCTAGAGGTCGGCCTCCAGATCTGAAGAGAGGAGCCGCAGGCCCTAAGGTCTTGTTTAAAGAGTTTAAGATTATAAAAAAGCTGATTAGTAGCTACGGAATCTGGTtcgtagtttattttaaatttttgtaaCTACACTTTTTAAAATTTCGATAAAAGAATTTTGAGTGCTTGAGagtgattttgattttgagagAAGCTGTAAATGACAAAAGCTCTTCACCTTTGAAAGCCTAAGAAATTTTCTGCTAAGTTGTTGGAGAAGGTATGCCAACTGTGTACGTGAAATAGagtttcctttgtttttttttttaaaaaaagatagtgTTCCTTCACCAGaaatatcacaaaatatattagaaGACTTCCAGGATTCAAGACATGTTTCTGTTTTCAGCTTGATAAAATAGCACGAGGTATTGATGACATGCTGGATGTATTGCATCCAAGTGCAGGTAGCATATGGGGCATTCGaatgaaatatatactgatctaTGTTGGCCGTCAAGATTTTATTTacgttatatatttttatagcgTCCAAACCAATGAGTACAGTTAATTTCTAGCACACAGTGATGTTTTCAAGTGTGGTATTCCAGTTTGTTGAATTGTTGCATATTTGGAGATCTATGACCACTGATGAGAAGCTTGAACTCAGTGTTAGTGAGCGCTTCCGCAAGTTTCCAGATAAGGTTTTCGAACTCGTGGTGGAGATAATTGGGACAAGAAAACTAGCAAATGAGTGTTCAGCACAAGAAACCTTATGTGGCTTCATCAATCTTCAACTGTAAGAGGTGCTACTATTTGATAGAAGGTCAAGAATACATGAATCAGGTTCAACGCATCATTGGCTCATTGCATTGTTGAAATTTCACGAAACCGGCGATCATTGACGAACGTTTGTGTCAAATTGCATGCATCAATCAAATCGCCGCATCCATTCTGGCAGCTTAAAGGAAGCTTTAAAGTTATCGTCGTCCTGTTCTTCTTGACTTTGCTTTTCCAAAAGGAAACATGATATGATTTGCACCAAGATAATGGATGGATTGGAATGAGAGGGTGAGATATCGGAAGATACGGTGTGGCTTTAAAGCATATTCTACTGCACAAACAGGGATCTTCCCCGGCTATGGTATCAATGTTTCgttcataaaaaaaagttattatgTTATCGATTTTCCTTTGCCGTCCCTTGCGCATTAGGAAGATTTGACATGGATAACGAAATAGTTCCGTTGTGTTACAGGGATACAGCCAGAACATGCTATATTTGCCTATCTAACTCAATTTCCCtgcaaaatttatcacaaaaccatATATTTAGTGCTAAATTGATCACAAAACCACACATTCAGtgctaaatttatcacaaagaTTTCGGAGCTTGAATTTCAGCGTATAAACCATTTTAAAACTTACATGCtgagttcattttttttggtggtggtggggtggggggagggttGGTTCATTGTACTTTAATTTtagcaattgttttttttaactgtatgtaatataaatataaaagttgtacctataaattattatttattgcTTATATGGTGTTTTGCGGCTTATTTAGCTGTAAGCAAAACAATCAGGTTGATAGATTTTAGTTATATCACaaaatcacatatatatataccatcagTTTTATCATAAACCTACATATTTTAAATCttagatttattaaaaaaatacagattTTAAGCCTCCATTAGAATAACAATGTTAGGATGGAGCAGTTATAATATGTAATTTTATGATAAACGATACGCTGTATATGTAACTTTGTGATATTTATAGTAAATTTaactatatatagttttgtgattttttttttcaaaatatctaCAGCTActtgaaatttactctttaaggAAAATCTCTCTAAGTGAAAAGCTAATCCCAAGACGCAACATGGTTGGGCCACGGAAGCAACACCAAGTATAGCCGTCCGATTCAGAAAAGGACAAAATAGAGAGAGACGATCGTAGCCATcagatgagagaaaaaaatctgCATAAATTCTTCACGAGGCTTTGAGGCGAAACGGGCAAATGGCATGATCATGAACAGGAAGGAAAACAAAATGAGcggcaaaggaaaaaaaatcctccatGGTCACTCTCGGAACCTGATCCGGGCGCTACTCTTCAAGAGCAAGATGACTTCAATGATAGGCCGGTGaagtgcggcggaggcggcttgatCTTCCTCATCATGCCACTGAGTctgcctccgccacctcctccaccattGCATCCACTACGGTTCCCACCTCCCGATAGCTAGATAGATAGGCGGAGCGTGAGAGATAGGCGGAAATGGAAGGAAaagcagaggaagaagatccTCACAGGCTTTGCTCTGCCTCACGCGGATATATCCTGATATCGACGCCAGCAAATCTCGAGCTACAGCCAATGTGCTTttaggagaaagaaaaaaaaagatacaacaatgaaagaaagaaaatccagaGAGAAAATGATGTGAACACACTCGCGAAGGGTGGCCCGATCTTCACGACAGTAGGTTGAAAACCAAGGATAACTTGTTGTAGAAACAGTGGGTAACTAGCTTTATAACTGCTAAGGTTGGATGCGACCAAGCGACGGGGAGAGAGATACCGAAACCGTGAGAACTTTGACTCGATCTCCGAACAACCGCAGAACCACAATTCGGAACTAATCCACACAATACGGTGCAGCCAAACTAGAAGCCGTGGTGCACGAACTAGGGGACCTCAGAGAGATCTTCCTCACAAGTCCAAAAAGAACTCGCAAGAACAAAGGGGTGTAAGACACTCAAGCAGCTTGGCTGAAAAAAACATTCAGGTTATCAAATCATCAAAAGTTGTTTTCTGAAAGCACATAAGGAATATTTATACTAGGAACAACCCTCCTAGATAGGTATGAAAAGTCTTGAAAGAAGGACATAGACTAGCCCAAAGGCCTCAACAAGTGAATTTCCGAGAAGACTCGCACGTCTGTTTGGCTTATGAGTAGCCTTCAGTAAAAAAAGGTCGTTACTCCTTATTGGAAAGTCCAAATGACATGGGGTCGGTTGCGTTGGAAAGCTAACTTAATAAGCTTTCACACCATGTGCATAATGCACTACGAAATATTATAGATTGATACAGTTTTGCATGGAAAGTTAAATGTCATGGCAGACTATTGGCCTTCGGAGCAGTGTCCACTAATCTGGCCATAACTCTTTAGTGGGAAATCCAATGGACGAGCGGTTTGTTGGGTGTGAAACTAGACTCAATAAGCTTTCCAAAAAAATGCTCATTCACCTTCATAGCTTTTGAGAATCAAAAGTTATGATGATTTCTTAAACTGGTCTGTTTTGAAGTTGAACTGGTCCGTTTTTCACTGTAGCGGTTTGATCTTCATGGTCCGATTCAGCTTCCTCTTGTTGCATAATCCTAAGCGCAACCAAAGTAGAACATTTAGGTAGTATAACATTCTCATCTATAGATGCATCAAATGTAGCAAGGAGTGAGTTCACCTGTTGTTGTAGTTTCTGCGCACGACTTCGCGTAATCGGTCCTTCCATTACTTGATCATGTGTAGCAGTAGTTGAACTTGGTATAGTTATGATTGGGATGTCCTCGTCAGAAAACTGGCGACTAGCAAGAGACAGCGACGCAGGTGCCGCCGGAGTCAGATGAtgcacctagctagctagctgctgctggagAATGGAGATGATCGAAGGAAATGAATTGAGAGGATGAATAAAAGAGAGGATGAGAGATGGAACAGCTCACCGCTCTAGCTAGCTGCGCCTGCGACCGCCTCGTGGCTTCTTACTCATGCCTCTTTCTCAATATCACgcctataaaataaaattatttatgaaAGCACCCCTAGGTAAGTATTCATAATTTTTGTTCCAAAAAACCTTGACATTTTGAAATTTCAAGACATCATATTCATAGCTCAACTGACAGTATGCATAACATGCGGAAGGACACACCTCCTCTACAGTACTTCCAATGTAATAGCAGTGGCTGATACGGGAGTCTGATTCCATATATTAGTGTCTGCGGACAATCTCATTGATACAGTAGGAGTATACAGCTATATACAGGTTTTAGTTCTATTCATTTCATATAATTATGAGCTAAATATACGTGCTTTACTGAACATAGAATAAAATTTACTATAATATtacataaaattcaaattcatcttaatttaattttatatgtcactgtttatttggatttgattgaattttaatatttaaaatgggtaatttataaattttactaTGAGAGTAAGTGGAGTAAGTGGaattttactataaaaatgGGTAACGAGCGTCACTATTTTCTCTAAAGAACATATTCACCACTCCTAACAGGATAGTTAAAATCACCTAAAATGAAATGATGATAATCCACATAACCTAAAAAATTCTAGCGATTGGATcaacataaagaaaaaaaaaaggcatgacAAAGCATGCTCACGTGTGTAGCAAATGCGTGAAaattatttctatatatattttatatttttttacatgttctcaaataatataatattattaataGATTTTCTTACACCATTTATAGTAGGATGGCAATAGTCGCGTGAATGCGCGAGTACAAAGACTAGTATATTGTGAGCTACTTCAGGTCTAccttgtttggtttgaagcaATCAGCGACTCAACCAAATCTTTATAATTTTAATGAAATTTGATTATTAATATAAACACTATTAATATTGAGTAGTAAAGACTATGATGCTTCCTCATTAAATGAGAGATTGTTAGGAGTGCATAGATGATTTAAGAtcaatagtaaaaaaataaataaagatggTTGATGGGATAGACAAAACTCTAGGAATACTTACATTTcgatacaaattttaaagacTATGATGCTACTAAAAGAATCCAAAATGTGTGTTTTGTAGGTACTAATTAAGAGAATCTTTTTCCTACCAGCCGGCCGTATATATTGGGCGGCATGGGTTATACGAAAAAGCTAAAATAATCGTTCTTCTCTTGTGATCCAATGCTTTAAATtagtaataatattatttttaattgtttacAACTGAAGAGGAAAAACGAGAGATCGTAAGAGGCCTGAGTTCAATTTTTTGTTTAGTACAACtgaagagagaaaaaaccgTTTACTTTTTTCACATTGTACgactttttaaaattatattatcaaTCATGGACCACATAGTGCCACGAGAAAATAACTATACATTGCACGAATCTTGCTTTGCTAACCCGCTTTTCTTTGATGCGTGTTGCTATTACCTCGCGGTGAAACTATACAGTACGTTTTTTCTCCTATCTAATACTCCAACGGGTTTCAAAAAAGAAACTATATACGGACGCCCTTAATAATGGCAAAGTTGACACACTGTTGCGACAGCAAACCTACTTGCCTGCTACTACCCTGCTACTTCGTATACTGTACTGTATACGTATATCACCAGACTGTAGTCTGTTTATTAATCCGcacaaaaggaaaaggaaaactCAGTCGGCCACACACCACGTAGCGTCACATCATCCTCATGTAACAGCCTAGCTACCTCACACGACAGTATTGGTTTTCCGGCCGTTTTCGATCGCCTGACGCCCAGGAAAAAGCCGCTATTCCTGTGAGGCCCTGACGCCGACCGAAACTCCGGTACAGCATATGAGAACAACCACCCTTCATCCATCCGGTTAAGGCAATCATGCAAGAAGCAAACAAAAAATCCGTTTATGCCTCTGTTTAAATTGGTGAATGTACTGTGATAGCCAGCTATTAAACTAACTCATGCCGTAATTAATATGGGACAAATTAAGTATTTCATAGAAATTCTTATATATTTTAGTTTGGAATAAATTTAAGTGATAGAAGTCCTTATATTTGTTCACAACAGCAGACGACGTCACAACAGCAGCTAATGCTTCTTTCTTTTAGAGAGAGAGCGGCACAGCGGCTACTGCTAGTGCGAGCCACGGGTGCATATGCGACCGAGCTACAATGCCGTCGAATTCAGCTCATGTTTCCTTCCACCTTTTTAATTCCTTTAATTTGCATGTCTCTCCATCACTACCAAATTCGGCTGATCATTCATGCTTTCCATTGATCcccttctatatatatatgtatgaagtGTGCGTGTGTGAGAGAGTGTGTATGTATCAGTTTGATTGCATATGAAATGGCTGCTTCATCGCTCGACGCCGAGGCAGCAGCTGCAGGCCAACAAGACAaggccggcagcggcagctACACCACTGCAGCCACTGCTCATCAAATAGACACAGGTGCAAGCATATCCATGGTGATCGATGAACAAACCAGCAATTCTTGATCTTATCCGTTCGATTTATAGCAACAAGAAGCATCAGGATCCACGCATTCTTGACACATATATTGAATTGTTAATTATTGATCGGTTTTAGTTTAATCGTTGGACATGTACACATGTGCATGCAGATTCATGGCAGCAGGTAGgggtgctgctggtggtggggTTCAACTGCGCCTACGTGCTGAGCTTCTCCAACCTGATGATGGCGCCGCTGGGTTGGGGGTGGGGCATCGCCTGCCTGCTGTtcatcggcgccgcctcctggtACGCCAATTggctcctcgccggcctccatGTCATCGACGGCCAGAGGTTCATCCGCTACAGGGACCTCATGGGCTTCGTCTTCGGTGCGTTTCATGTCAGAGAAATTGGGTTGATTAATTAGTGAGATGAACAGATGATTAAGTTAGCTGGAGGCTGAAAATGCAGCTGACGAACCTTGTTAATTTACAcggttttgtttgttttgtgaaGGGAGGAAAATGTACTACATCACTTGGTTCCTGCAGTTCATCACCCTGATACTCGGAAACATGGGCTTCATTCTGCTAGGCGGAAGAGCACTCAAGGTACAAAATTTGCTGTTAATTGTATCGAATATCCGATTAGCTGTCTATCTATGACCAATTGTAAGCTCGCAGTTTAGTTAGCCGATTTAGTTATTCATCTTTTTTCACTGCAACCTGCAGGCGATACATGCGGAGTTCAGCAGCAGCCACTCACCGGCGAGGCTCCAGTGGTTCATCGCTGCAACCGGATTCGTCTACTTCGCCTTCGCCTACTTCGTGCCGACCATTTCCGCCATGAGGAACTGGCTGGCCACGTCCGCCGCACTGACCGTCGCCTACGACGTCGCCCTCATTGTCATCCTAATCAAAGACGGTAATCACTAATCACTACAGTATAGTACTACATGTCTCAAGTATTCTCTGTTGCGGTGCTCTATAATAGGAGAAAACAATCTAAACAGTTAATCTTATTTGATCGAATGGTTCATATTTACATTATCACCTTATTAGTTAGTAATAGAAACATGAAGAGATATTATTATCTAAGAAAAATATGTGCGGAGAGATATAATTGTTATTAGCAGTGACTAAACTACAgtaacataaattaattatagttACTACTATTATTAATCATGgtattagtaaattactaatttacccCTAATAATACTCTCAGCAGAGAACATCGGAGTATTAATCTTTGATTTGATCATACATGTTCATGCAGCATCTGATCGATCGAACAggatttatatgttttttttggtttcgCATTTAGGGAAATCGAACAAGCAGAAGGACTACAATGTCCACGGGACGCAGGCAGAGAAGGTGTTCGGCGCGTTCGGCGCCATCGCGGCCATCCT
Proteins encoded in this window:
- the LOC127782614 gene encoding proline transporter 1-like, producing MKCACVRECVCISLIAYEMAASSLDAEAAAAGQQDKAGSGSYTTAATAHQIDTDSWQQVGVLLVVGFNCAYVLSFSNLMMAPLGWGWGIACLLFIGAASWYANWLLAGLHVIDGQRFIRYRDLMGFVFGRKMYYITWFLQFITLILGNMGFILLGGRALKAIHAEFSSSHSPARLQWFIAATGFVYFAFAYFVPTISAMRNWLATSAALTVAYDVALIVILIKDGKSNKQKDYNVHGTQAEKVFGAFGAIAAILVCNTSGLLPEIQSTLRKPVVSNMRRALLLQYTAGAAVYYGISVAGYWAYGAAVSEYLPDQLSGPSWATVLINATAFLQSIVSQHLFTVPIHEALDTQMQRLDEGMFSRYNLGRRLLARGLVFGANAFVTALFPFMGDFVNLFGSFVLFPLTFMFPSMVVLKIKGKDEAGRWNRIWHWGIIVASSVLSVVTTAAAVRLIVHNASVYHFFADM